Proteins from a genomic interval of Candidatus Brocadia sp.:
- the cbiQ gene encoding cobalt ECF transporter T component CbiQ, which produces MRFTNSLLESLDPRSKIISFLAIILCMILTPITRLKDFGLYFLLILAISFLTRITPRQILKRMCILIPFVLFVAIFVPFVKEGHICCSLKIGYWKLDVTYEGIWTFLNIIIKSSLSILLLVIASSTTTFSDFLHGLDLLRLPRLLVTLMSFMYRYIFVLLDEAKRLMRARSLRYFGSRYVEQFRVMGYMIGVLFIRTFERAERIHSAMILRGFSGEMRGVKRFRFSYMDFLFITGIIVSLMCIVSGFIYTLEFTKTSNVRLWQGL; this is translated from the coding sequence ATGAGATTTACAAATAGCCTATTGGAAAGCCTTGATCCAAGGTCAAAGATCATTTCTTTTCTTGCCATTATTCTTTGCATGATACTGACCCCCATTACGCGTCTTAAGGATTTTGGACTCTATTTCTTGCTAATACTGGCAATTTCATTCCTCACAAGGATTACACCCAGACAGATATTGAAAAGAATGTGTATCTTGATTCCATTTGTTCTTTTTGTCGCAATATTTGTGCCTTTTGTAAAGGAGGGACACATATGCTGTTCGTTAAAAATTGGCTACTGGAAATTGGATGTTACTTATGAGGGCATCTGGACATTTCTTAATATTATCATCAAATCGAGTCTATCTATCCTTTTGCTCGTGATTGCATCTTCAACAACAACCTTTTCCGATTTCTTACACGGGTTGGACTTGCTTCGTTTGCCACGGTTACTGGTTACGCTCATGTCATTTATGTATCGTTACATCTTTGTGCTTTTAGACGAGGCGAAACGACTGATGCGAGCCAGGTCTCTGCGTTATTTTGGATCGCGGTATGTGGAGCAGTTTCGGGTGATGGGATATATGATTGGTGTGTTGTTTATCAGGACGTTTGAGCGGGCTGAGAGGATTCATAGTGCAATGATTCTCCGCGGATTTAGCGGAGAAATGCGGGGTGTTAAACGTTTCAGGTTTTCTTATATGGATTTTTTGTTTATAACAGGTATAATCGTTTCGCTCATGTGTATTGTTTCCGGTTTCATCTATACTCTAGAGTTCACCAAAACAAGTAACGTCCGTTTATGGCAAGGATTATAA